The DNA segment CAAGTTTTGTTTTTACTTTCTTTGGCTTCAAAATCAATGTACCGACCACGATAGACACCATTGTAGTCCGTTGTGGAAGCTTGACGAAAATAAGCTTCGGTGATTTTGACAGCACTTCGCTTTGGATAATCCACTTTCACAATCTGAATTGGCGTTGGTTTTTTATGAATTACCGCCATTTTAGAACTTAAGTAATATTCGTTGGAACGGTTGATTTCACTTTCTAATTCCATACCACGATTGGAGGTGGAATGAGGGCTTGTTTCTAAAGCACCACTTATTTTTTTGCCATTTGGATATTTAATCATCATGTAAAGATATTATACTAAATTTTTCTTCGTGATTGAATTTCATAGTAGACAACCTTATAATATAAAGACATTAGGGGAGGTTTTTATGGCAAAACCATTTCATTTAGATCCAATCGCTATTGTTGAAAAGCGCTTTGATATTGACTTCAAAGGCTATAACGCTTATCAAGTCGATGGCTTCTTTGATTTAGTGATTAAAGATTACCAAACCTATGAGCGTCTTTTACAACAAGCGAATGAACGGCTTCAGGATTTGGAAAGAACCAATGCTTCTTTAAGGGCAAAGTTAATTGACTTAGAAGGTCGCTTAAAGGTTCAGGAAGCTTCGGAAGAAAATTTACCGACCGGCATGACAAATGTTGATGTTTTGAAGCGTTTGTCCCGCTTGGAAAAAGAGGTATTCCGTAAATAAAGATTGTGTATACAGAAGGCAGTCGCTGCCTTTTTAGGTAGAGGAAAGTCCATGCTCGCACCATCTGCGATGATGGTAGTGTTTGTGCTGATCGAATCAATAAGGTCAGGTATCTTCGGATAACGGCGGAGCAATATAGTCTAAGGATTTATCTATGACTTGAGCCCTTAAGGTGTCACAGTGACGTAGTTCTTTTTGAAAGAAAAGAAGTGGAACGAGATAAACCCCACAAGCGAGAAACCCAAATTTGGTAGGGGAATTTTCAACTTTGAATTGAAAAAGAAGGAAGGTAGAAATACAGATAAATGGCTGCACTGGCAACAGGACAGAACATGGCTTATGCATGTATACAGAAAAGAGGAGTTGCCTCCTCTTTTTGTTTGGGGATTATGGTATAATGAGCAAGGAAAAGGAGTTTTATGAATTTACCAAATCGTTTAACTATATTTCGAATTATTTTAATTCCTGTAATTGTTTTGATTTATTTATTTCCTTATGCCAAGTTTGGTATTGAAGTTCCATCTTACATGGTGGCGGATGTCTCGATTAGTTTAATTAATATCATTTGTTTAATTGTGTATGTGATGGCGGCTATAACGGATGCCTTGGATGGTAATTATGCTCGTAAACATCATATGATTACAACTTTTGGTAAATTTGCGGATCCCATTGCGGATAAGTTATTAACCACAACTATGTTCTTATTGTTTGTTTCGAGGGGAATTATTCCTGTTATTCCAGTGATTTTAATGATGGCTCGCGATACGGTTGTGGATGGTGCAAGAATGATTGCGTCCAGTAATGGTAAAGTAGTGGCGGCTGGCACGATGGGTAAGTTAAAGACGGTATTACAAATGATAACTGTAGCTTTGATTCTTTTGAATAACTTACCATTTGAAGTCTTTCATTTACCGGTTAGTATTGTTTTATTATGGTTTTCTGCCTTTGTGTCTATTTTATCCGGTATTCAATACTTAAATCAATTGAAAGACGATATTTTTGAAACAATTTAAAAGGAAATTCAATCCTTTCGGTAATATAAAAACTAGGAGGCTATTATGGCGGAAAAGAAAGCAGTAATGACTGATAATAAAAAAGATGCACTTCTTCAAGAGGCTTTAAAAACAATTGAAAAAGAATATGGTAAAGGTTCCATCATGCGTTTGGGTGATCGGGCAGATGTTTCGATTGATGCACTGCCATCGGGC comes from the Bulleidia sp. zg-1006 genome and includes:
- the recU gene encoding Holliday junction resolvase RecU; this translates as MIKYPNGKKISGALETSPHSTSNRGMELESEINRSNEYYLSSKMAVIHKKPTPIQIVKVDYPKRSAVKITEAYFRQASTTDYNGVYRGRYIDFEAKESKNKTCFPLKLVHPHQIRHLKEVLYHGGIGFFIIRWTSLEETYLVPAEKMIHFYQIAMRSSIPYQWFIENALLIQGNYVNPVDYLKVVDQLYFEKR
- the pgsA gene encoding CDP-diacylglycerol--glycerol-3-phosphate 3-phosphatidyltransferase, with the protein product MNLPNRLTIFRIILIPVIVLIYLFPYAKFGIEVPSYMVADVSISLINIICLIVYVMAAITDALDGNYARKHHMITTFGKFADPIADKLLTTTMFLLFVSRGIIPVIPVILMMARDTVVDGARMIASSNGKVVAAGTMGKLKTVLQMITVALILLNNLPFEVFHLPVSIVLLWFSAFVSILSGIQYLNQLKDDIFETI
- a CDS encoding DivIVA domain-containing protein — its product is MAKPFHLDPIAIVEKRFDIDFKGYNAYQVDGFFDLVIKDYQTYERLLQQANERLQDLERTNASLRAKLIDLEGRLKVQEASEENLPTGMTNVDVLKRLSRLEKEVFRK